In Oncorhynchus clarkii lewisi isolate Uvic-CL-2024 chromosome 16, UVic_Ocla_1.0, whole genome shotgun sequence, one genomic interval encodes:
- the LOC139367657 gene encoding urotensin-2-like has translation MMCNLLLSWTFLLVASGSLLAHPITDSAEMPYLGPVSLEDGGAGSPDELSFSEQTYLPQSGPGLRYSSLLSGELSRDGLSAAGLLPRQMKTDVLLEKQSHLSPVSRFFGIRKPFRKRGGNSECFWKYCV, from the exons ATGATGTGTAACCTGCTCCTATCATGGACCTTCCTGCTGGTAGCCTCCGGCTCGCTATTGGCCCATCCCATCACAGACTCTGCAGAGATGCCCTACCTGGGTCCTG TATCTCTGGAGGATGGTGGTGCAGGTAGTCCAGACGAGCTGTCTTTCTCTGAGCAGACATACCTGCCCCAGTCTGGCCCTGGACTCAGATACTCATCCTTACTGTCTGGAGAGCTGAGCAGAGATG GTCTCAGTGCAGCTGGACTACTACCAAGACAGATGAAGACAGAT GTGTTGCTGGAGAAACAGAGTCACCTAAGTCCCGTCAGTCGCTTCTTTGGCATCAGGAAGCCATTCAGAAAGAGAGGAGGCAACTCAGAGTGTTTCTGGAAGTACTGTGTCTGA